One window from the genome of Breoghania sp. L-A4 encodes:
- a CDS encoding TerB family tellurite resistance protein: protein MGLFNRLTGGGETTLDSKSAILLACITMIAADGDIDDDEIAILRRIDGSRQTPAWDNALKAWKKHDFDECIALVAKFVDRSHVNPLMANLIDIAMADGHLAGREKQLLEAYMEALSPDQSRVEVYVEVIGEKNSISTI, encoded by the coding sequence ATGGGCTTGTTCAATAGGCTGACTGGCGGTGGTGAAACCACTCTCGACTCGAAGTCGGCCATCCTTCTCGCGTGCATCACAATGATTGCGGCAGATGGTGATATTGACGACGATGAAATTGCCATTCTACGGAGGATTGATGGTTCCCGCCAGACACCCGCTTGGGACAATGCACTAAAGGCCTGGAAGAAACATGATTTCGACGAGTGCATTGCGCTTGTGGCTAAATTCGTTGACCGGTCGCATGTCAACCCCCTCATGGCCAACTTGATCGACATCGCTATGGCCGATGGGCACTTGGCAGGCAGAGAGAAACAGCTTCTTGAGGCATACATGGAGGCGTTGTCGCCTGATCAATCCCGTGTCGAGGTGTATGTCGAAGTGATCGGAGAGAAGAACTCCATATCGACAATCTAG
- a CDS encoding helix-turn-helix transcriptional regulator — protein MTNARVSARTSQRLNAFVFDTIPDVQNWEQVIKEILNLTGAAKGILALRANRDANFRIPARVLSSPLIVNFDLEYVESFIERYAAIDPWTPIEEAHPPIDPYPLSKYLDLVSLKASEFWEWLAPQGISDTIVVKIGETEGHWVGLNIFFDGTDVAVRDNVMALLEDVLPALRRAWEIGEVHRLSSHQAGVRLNEISFMPMAAFFCRADGTTNMVTNRLRQLAEFQPDLFRSIEPIVRFQLQQHQEVLVGLLTKATRLGDTIAQDLVCGDRNINLSVSCVTASEDVIGRRTEQFLGVFADPLFEGRKKIEDRALVSELTLRERELLEYLRDPENTISGFSKETGISSHTADFHWRNLKKKLDVNSIFALRTFLNSRW, from the coding sequence ATGACGAACGCACGTGTCTCTGCAAGAACGTCGCAACGTCTGAATGCGTTCGTATTCGACACCATTCCCGATGTCCAGAACTGGGAGCAGGTCATCAAGGAAATTCTGAATCTGACCGGTGCGGCAAAAGGTATCCTGGCCCTGCGTGCCAATCGCGATGCAAATTTCAGAATACCGGCAAGGGTGCTTTCCAGTCCCCTGATCGTCAATTTCGACCTTGAGTATGTGGAGAGCTTTATCGAGCGCTACGCTGCAATCGACCCATGGACGCCCATCGAGGAAGCACATCCGCCGATAGATCCATACCCTCTATCGAAATATCTTGACCTCGTGAGTCTGAAGGCGAGCGAGTTCTGGGAGTGGCTGGCTCCACAAGGCATTAGCGACACGATAGTCGTCAAGATCGGTGAGACAGAAGGACACTGGGTCGGTCTAAACATCTTCTTCGACGGCACGGATGTCGCTGTCCGCGACAACGTGATGGCCCTACTGGAGGACGTACTCCCGGCGCTTCGCCGAGCTTGGGAGATTGGCGAAGTTCATCGACTGTCGTCGCACCAAGCTGGCGTGCGTCTGAATGAAATTTCGTTCATGCCGATGGCGGCGTTTTTCTGCCGGGCAGATGGTACGACAAACATGGTGACCAACAGGCTGCGGCAGTTGGCGGAGTTCCAGCCCGACCTCTTTCGTTCGATCGAGCCAATTGTCCGATTTCAGTTACAACAGCACCAGGAAGTACTCGTGGGCCTTCTCACTAAGGCGACTCGGCTCGGGGATACGATTGCTCAGGACCTGGTTTGCGGGGACCGTAATATCAACCTGTCGGTGTCATGCGTAACAGCATCTGAGGATGTCATCGGCCGCCGGACCGAGCAATTCTTGGGGGTTTTTGCCGATCCGTTGTTCGAAGGGCGGAAAAAGATTGAGGACCGTGCCCTGGTCAGCGAATTGACTCTCCGAGAAAGGGAATTGTTAGAGTATCTGCGCGATCCGGAAAATACGATTTCTGGATTTTCAAAGGAAACAGGAATAAGCTCTCACACGGCGGATTTTCATTGGAGAAATTTGAAGAAGAAACTTGATGTCAATAGCATTTTTGCGCTGAGAACGTTCTTAAATAGTCGATGGTAA